ctatttattcacatttatacATTTAGTGTAATTGGACTGAAGATCTGAACTAAAGATTATTTAcaattctgttttgttgtttatgaTATGACATGAATTTAAATGATGGGAAAAGGTCTATTTTCATGTTCTTCATAAAAATAATGATGTACATTcaatataaaccaaatctggaAATGATGATGTGtcaaaaacataattttatttttgttaattacaAACATTGCTCTTCCTCTCCTGCTCAGTGTTAACATTCACAGCAGTTCACCCTTAAGCAGGATTGTCCAAACAGGTTACCATAGTAACCAAAGGTGTAAATCTATGCATCTaggcttcctcctcctcatcacttCCTGCCAGGCTGCTGTCAGTAGAGTCCACTTCCTGTTCTGGTGAGGGCTGTGGTTCTGTTGCCAGGCTCTGCTCAGGCTCTGTGGCACCACTGGGTTCTGTGGTTTGTGTAGTGGAGGTGCCCTCTGCTGGCttcacaacagcagcagcagcagcagcagcagcagcagcagcagcgttgCCCTGTTGACCTTGTTCGCTTCCCTCCAGGAACGATGACCAACCCTTCAGCCGCTCTTCCCGCTCCCGCGTCGTCTCCTcgacctgaaaaaacaaacaagaacaatGTTAATTCTCTCAAATATCAGTGTTTTACATGAATCCCTGAGAAATCCACACACAACAGATGAGTTATCCAACCGCATCCACATCCTTCATCCACTTGTATTGGTCGTTTGTTATTATCCTGTTATCTAAATGTATCTTAGAGGAcgattctttatttgtcagtatatattgGACATGCAACACATATTGAAATCaaccctctgcatttaaccctttaactcatcTGGAGGAGGAGCACCCAGGGGTTAGGTGTGTTGTTCAAGGGCACATCTGCCAACAAAATCTCTGCTTGTTTGGGGAATAGAACCGGCAGCCCTTTGGTCACAAGTCGATTCTACAACCTTTTAGGCAACAGCTGCCCCTGACAACGGGTGCATCCTTCCTGGAGTAGCTGCAATACTAGGTCAATGCATGGAGTGGACGGTGCAAGCCCTTATTACATTGCCTTGTTCATCACCGTTCCTGTTTTTATGTATTATGCATGTATTATTAAGACCTGTTGTAACCAAaacactattttttatttattctaggGTACCCATTTACAAGAGGTGATGGGACTGACAACAACTAACCTTTCAACTCATTTggatacatttacatttgtttgaaTGTTGGTTAAGATGCACAGGCCCTTTgctcaaaataaagaataaatgaatgagACCTGAATTAGGATAAGGCCTGATGCAAGATGCATTTAATCCAAAGATACCTGAACAAAGAGAAAGAACGCAGAGGCTGTAGTGAAATGAGGTCTGATGGTCCTCTGCATAACCTGTTTCTTCCAAATCGGCGTTTCTTATATCTCAGTCTGTCATCTGCAGCCACccacatttatttttctgtgtcatGACAGATTAAGATCAGCAGCCATACCCACTCTTTCCCACACATTTGACCATTCTATGGAGAACTTTAGGCCTATTTTAAGAATTAAGGTTCATCTTTTAAATTCCATTCATTACAACTTTATCACACACATTTTCAAATGTTTTACAACTTTGTGTTTTATGTTGATTACAGTTTGCTTttcatgtctggttctgacctacAATATTTAGCCCACCTCAGAACATATCAAGGTACATaatgtgtgtcatgtgtgtgttcagCCTAAAACTACAGAGATAtgattttagttccatattaccCATTGTTTATTTATAGGATACCTGATAGTCAGTCGTTCCATCCCAGAGCTGAGCAGAAAGCTGCCTCCCTCCAAACCAGCGTCCATTAAATGACTGGATACACCCATCAGCCTGCTCTGGCTCTTTAAAGGCCACTGATGCCACACCATCGGGGTGTCTCtgcaacacacacaacaacagagATCTGCAtgtgagtacacacacacaactgacataaaactgaaaacaaaaacctCATCAATGCAAAAGACCTTCAACTCACATCAAAGATGATCACCTTCTTCACCTCCCCAAACTTCTCACACTCTGTCCTCAGATCATCACGATATTCATTCAGCACCAGAGGATCCTCCTGCAAGGACCAACACAGACCTTAATGCTGTTgcttacttacacacacacacacacacacacacacatatatatacagtacatatactgTAGGTAAACTGTAGACtgtatatgtgtgagtgtgtgttcacTTACCTCAAAGTCACTGGGATGGAACATGTTCCTGATGATGACAACTTTCTCATACCGCTTCCTCGCTTCTCCTTGCTTTTCGGGCCTCCAGTCCAACTGTCTACACACATTTGATTGAATGgcatttcaaataagattttatgttaataaactgagttcttctaaataaagacaactaagacagtaaaaacagaaaGGTTGCATACTTCTGTTGCTGTTGCAGTTTCTTCTTATAATCtttgttcttcttcctctttttgctGGCATCGTACTGACCCTTTAGCTCAAAACGTGCTGCTTCCACATGGAGTTTATAACCGCGGATCTCTGACTCATCAATCAGACGCATAGCGAGTGCCACAGACTCTttctgaagatattaaccatcaCACACAAACAGCTATTTTAATGCTTCATAATGAGATATTAAGTAAGACTGCTGCAAATACTTATATTACATTTGTTATTATAATTCATAATTTgtcaacataatttaagacccTTTTCAAGTTGATACTGGCCAAAAAGAATGAAGGATTTTAAAAACGCATCTGATTTTGGTGATGCTCCTGATGTAAATTCATAACAACTTTAGTTGAAGGCACGTTTGACATTTGATGGTTGCTTTTTAAACTGGCTTTATGTTTGTGTGACTCACCATGTTACTATAATGCCTTTATATCCAAAATAACTACGTTGAGTGTTTTCCTatagatacagatgaactttattgatacTGACTAAACTTCCTGTAATAGACTTCACAGTCATTAATTTAACAGCCTCCAACCAAGCACTAATGTTCTGTCCTTAAGCCTAATTTTATTGATCTTGGGTCTTAGGTCaaagtaattttaacaaaaacaagTTGAACTTTTAATTTTAACCCTTATTTCATCAGTAAATACAAACCCTGACTGACCTTTAGATAGCAGCAAAGACCATCTCCCTTCAGATTGCCTTCTTTGTCTTTGTAGAGTTTGACTTTGTACTCCTCTGTGATGGGGTCCCGCATCACAATGCCACATTTTGACATGAGCTCAGCAAACTCCTCAGTACCAATATCAGGGGGCAGGCCTGGAGAAAGGAGAAAGATAAAGATGAGGTAAAAAGGAAAAACGTACAGACTGGCAGATACTTCAATAACTGCAAACAAAAGACAGTAATTGTAATTCTAACCTGATACATagacatttgtgtttttgttatcgtcaatATCAAACCATCCTGTAAGcacaaaaatggaaaaagcaTTAGTCAAGGAAATATTTCTGCAAATCTGTACAGTTGTCCAGAACACATGTAGAATACACATTTTCTATATAAGCAGGAAGAAGAATGAAGTTAATCTACAGCTGAAATGCCTAACTCCTGATTAATGTCCCAGGCATTACCTGGCTCTGATGCTTTCCTCTTTTCCCCTTTCTGCTTCACTTCTTTAGCTGGAGCCTCTCTCTGGTCTGGGTTCAGGTTTTGGGTGACCTCTGCTGGTTTCTCCTTTTCTGGAGGTTTGCTGACTGGTTCAGGGGGTGCTGGGTCGACGCCACTGGCTACAGGATTGTTTGCGTCTGGATTCCCTTCCTGAGTGAAACCATAGTTGGCCTGGTAGGCTGCAATAAAGTCCTCTGTGATCTAGGAAAATGAAACAAACCTCCTTAACTTTATCACAGAAAGTGATTCTGATGAACTTTGGAAAAATACAGTGCAGTTCACAATCACATCTGAAATGAGAATTAATCTGAGTTTTCCTATTGACGTACAATTTCATAACCAACAACATTAACAACGACATTAATAGTGGTCCATAAAGTTAAACAGCATCTGCAAATACACAGAAGGGAAGTGAAATTGTGTTATGGTTGGGTTTGTGCAGTGAATTATGTTAAAAAGTGGAGGGGTCAAAACCTCCCCACTGGCCTCCCCCTCCCCAAGGGAGGAAGAACCATGGGCTTTCTGACCTCCCCCAGTGGTTAATCAACTTTACAGATCCTACATTTTTTCCATAAATGTTTTAACAATATGTTTCTAATCGTATTTGCTCTTAATGTAATTACACTATCTTTCCCTCTCATCTTAATAGTGAATAATTAGTTCATTTGGTTTTCTGTAAACACAATATTTCTTATACGTCTCCATTCGTTGTTATTAACCTTAACATAAATTTGACATGGTGTGCTGTACATGCCAACACCATCTCACTGGTGACAAAATGAGGCTCCATACACACAGGTACATaaggacaaaaaggaaaaaaagcaaaagtaaGAATGACATTGAAACTAAAGTCCTACTTTAGGGAACCAGGCCTTCTTTTCATGGTCCCAGTCATACACAGTGCCATCCTCTGGGTCAACGTAGGTGTATGGGTCAGAACCATCTTCATTCCTCTGACCATAGAGCTCCTGCATCCGCAGCTGATCCATAAACTCTTTGTTTGCATCTGAATCACCACTCATCTGCAACAAGCATGTGACAGATTAGAAGTTGTGGATTTGACAGAAAAATGATCTAAAATTTACCCACTTATGTGACAGGCAGCTTTTGTACTGAGTGTCATTGATCATCATGTACTGCTAAAAAATTAAGAACAGATGAGTAATATAAAGAGAAAGTTAAGGTAACTTGTGTTAAATAAGTATATCTTAAAACTTTACCATTTATACTTTCCTAGATCCCTCTTATATGCAATTTACATCAGATCATTTTAATAACTGCAAAATATGACACGAGGGACTGTGTTTTTTCAACAATAAAGTGAGTAAGTTTCAGCAGTAATTTCAGATGTGactgatatagatagatagatagatagatagatagatagatagatagatagatagatagatagatagatagatagatagatagacaatacatatacaatacacacacacacatatccatatatatacatacatacatacacacacacacatacatgtacacaacaAAAAGTCCAAACCGAGCAGTGTAAGTTATTATTTCCTCGTCTACAGTAATGAGTGGCACCTCATCAGTGGTCATGTCAAACTCATAACAAAGTTCTGTAATCTGACAGCTCAAACATTACGACATAGTTAGGACATGACACAGCCTCTATTAATGTTGTTATGTAATGTAGAAGGCAATCACCGTATTGCACAGATTAATGTATTGTGAAAAGTCATACTGTCAGTCAGTTCATTGGTCCACTAGCACTAACTAACTTGCAGCagtgatattttatttcagtttagccCACATAGCTGAATGCTAACGTTACCTTGTACAGCGACAAGTCTTaaaaacctggaatctggtattaACAAAATAGACCTCCTCCTTTTGGAGACTCTGGTATAAATTACACGTAACTCTGTTTTTGATTCTAATAAATTCGCCGTCTGAGagaatttttaaacaaaaaaacaaaacactggccGCTAACGCCTGCAGTTGCGCGATACCAATTGAATAAAGTTCTTCCGGTGTCAGAAACTCAATGCGCATGCGTGACAACCAGAAAAGAAGCGCTGCATTTGTAATACGGCTTCTACCGTGTCAACTGAGACTAACAATAATGCTTATGACGAGCTCGTTTGCAGTTTGGCCGAGATACACATATTAATCGCACGCATTACAGGTAAACAAGCGCCCATAGCTTAATATCGATCCTTCAATGTAGCTAACAGGGAGAAGACTTTCTTTATTTTGGGGCGGTATGGCGGAGGGTAACGGCACAGTCAACCCTGCCAACCTTCCTCCGGGAGACCCGCAACTGATCGCTATGATCGTGGAGCATTTGAAAAACCGAGGGCTATTTGACGAGTTTCGTCGTGACTGTTTGGCAGATGTTGATACTAAGGTACGAGCTGTTTACAGTTAGCTAGCATGTTGGATGTTAGGAAACCGCAGGCAAAGATTTTATTTGCTAGTGATGACTCCAGTTTGGTTTAGCATGTTAATTAAACTGCTGTTAAAATAGTCTTGAGTTACTTGTGGCATCCATAGCTCTGTTTCACCCTCTTGTCACCAATGTGCTGCAGCCCGCCTACCAGAACCTGCGACAGAAAGTGGACAACTTTGTCTCGTCCCACCTGAGCACACAGGAGTGGACCCCGACCATCAACAAGAACCAGATGAGGAACGGACTGAGGCAGAGTGTGGTCCAGTACGTGTTACCGTACAATAATCATTGATATGGCTACTTTATACGTTAGTGGGCTAAATGTTGAATAAAGTTGACACATGAACTGAGTGGTTTCAACTCAGTGTATTGGTGtctagtagtagtatagtagttcCATGCTACCTCCAATAAAGTTTTGGAAGTAAAGTaaaatatttgttaattttttggatTTGATTTTATATGTAAAATCCCCATATTCTTAATCCTCATGTTGTATTCTTATCATATTCTTTTACAAATTAAATAGTTATGCATCATCTTGTTGCTGGTAAGGTTTAGTCACTTGATAAACTCtataatgttttttattatttatttggacTTACATGTGACATATTAAACATCAATAATCTGACCCCATTATAATCTGCCAGTCAGGTGTACACCAAGGTCTTTCTGGTACAGGTTGTATCTGGTCGTGATACCATTTTTTCAGGTGAAATTTgttcaaaattaattaaaaaaaaaacaaaaaaagttggaTAGTTTATTAACGCTTAACTGAAATTTACAGACATCTTGACACTTAACAGGATAAATAACAAAATTTTGggcaatagtttttatttttgttgaagACATCTTGTCGTCTTTCTGCTTCTTTAGGtgatgctgttttgtttttgtttttttgttttttactgtgctTTCAGGTCTGGCATGCTGGAGTCTGGCGTGGACAGGATTATCACTCAGGTCGTGGATCCTAAAATGAACCACACATTCAGGCCACATATAGAAACAGCCATCCATGATTTTCTGTCTGGAgaaaggaaagaagagaatgCATCCATTTCCAATACTGCACCTTCTGAACAGACAGAACCAACAGAAAcccctgctgttgctgctgctgctgctactgctgctggacCTAAAACCCCCTGAGGACTGATAAAGGTCTGTTatttcatttcttgttcagtctGAGCATTAAATTAATAGTCTGTAGTAACAACATTTCTATGTAAACTATGTATCTCCGTCAAATGATTAAGCATACTCTTACTTGACCTGTTGTTGTTAgctgtaaaaacactgaaaaacacttGGCGTCAAGGTTGCTCTTAAATAAATGGTACAAAGCAATAGAAACTAAGCATAAATTGAGAATAGGAATAGTTTGTTCAACTCTGTTCAGCAAGTCACACTCGTGCCCTTAATCTCCAAAATAAAATTACAGaaatttctcttttctctctgcaGGAACAAATCCTGGTTTGCCAGTTTAAACATGTGGTTCAGAGGTTCTGCCTTTGAAAGGAAAAGGAAGACAAGGTTTCTAGTTGATGCTCCACAGCGCTGAGTTTCTGGGATGTTTGTGCTTTCAAAGTGGTTGGCATGAGATCGGACCCATTGGAGGTCACATCACTGCAACCAGGAGACATTGGACAGTGTGTTTAGGTGGACAGCATCGCAAAGACAAGCCTTTAAAAATGGattattttttatgctttttgtgtGTATGCACATTTCACTAGGCctgctcacatttttttttttttttttttttttttttttttttcatttttcagcatATTGGCCAACTAAAGTCAACCAACACTCATACAAATTGCCACTGGTTAGTTTCGAGTCAAGAGGTTTAGAGCATTCACCATCtgctttcatttttgtttttgtattttggtcTGTCTCTAGATCACTCATGTTCTTTTGGTTCTTGTATTTGACTGTTTGTAGTACTGATGGTGAATTATTTCTTCTTTACTAAACACAGTTGAAACCATGTCTCGCtccgttgttttttttgttttttttttttacatattctgtccatttacagtttatgaacaTGATGACTGAAGATGCATGCATATTTATCAGATCTGTGGAAATGTATTGGTAAAGATTATGAGAACAGGTGATTGAAGCTACTATGTGTTCACTAAAACAGAGCCACTAGGTGGAGTAGTCGTCCCTAGTGTCTAATGAAGAACATACAACAGGGAGTCTAACTATATGGGCATGTTCACCTTAAATACAACATTCACTGTGCCATTAACCTTTTGGAGACATGTAACAGTTTTGAAAAAACATATAGAGACTGAATGATTCATTGTATTTGTAAAAATGCTAATCCCACGATGAATCTGACAGTGCGTATTTCCTTCACCTCGCATTTTAgtaaattggaattttttttacattttggtgATTAAAACCTGGAAAATAAGCCAATATGTGTCATTATCCAAATCCATAGAATAGTTTGACttaattttcatgttttgaaggaaCTAAATGTTTTAAGATATTAACTAGACATGAATTGAAAGTAAACATAATTGTAAGTTTGGTTGCTCAGTTCTCCCTCTTTTTAAGTTATCTCAAGTTAACTCCCAAAAATCCTTTTATGGTATAAAAAAAGCAAAGCCTTGAAGCATTTGTGAGTGTTCAGAGGTTGCGTAACATGTATTGATTTAGTTACTTGTTTTTTGGCAGGAGTCTGGGCCACATGATTGCGCTAATGTGTGTCAGAGTGTTACTCTCAAGCTCCTGCTCTTtgtctgtgtgtgaatgtttatgttttttgtatACATTTGTATTTGCACTGGATGAAAGCCAGCGGTCATGCTCTTGTCAGTAAGTGTTTCAGACACACAGGAACTGCACCGACTGCGTCCATGCAGCGTACTACTGCACGCCATTTATTTGACTAATGAATGAAAATCAGGCACAGAGGCTGAAAACAACTCGTACTTTGTTTCATtctattattttaatgcagatattttgcatCCTgcatttccattaaattacacattataaaggctgtgtgtgtgtgtgtgtggggggggggggaagatAAACCACAGATGTTTCCATGAATTCTTCTTTTTCTAAAAATCTTGGATGTTTGCAAACTTTAACATATGACAATGATCTGTCTGAAGtttaaaacatgcaaaacatTCACCAGTAGTGACCTTTTCTTTCTTGCTCTCCAAGATCTGAACACATAAGGATAAAACAAGCAGCAGATCACTAAACTTAAAGGTTTATGGAGATGCCTCCATATAGATCTGTTATGACAAAACACATACTTGTGGTTTTAATCTATAAGGACACATGCAGCGAGAGGCTTCATCTAGAATGTTGTTTACTACAACAGGGTCCTGTGGGGGACAGTGAGTACAAGAGGGGCCAGCCTGCTGTTTGTGCAGTGGTGTCTGTGTGTTAATGTGCCATTTTgggcatgtgagtgtgtgtgtgtgtgtgtgttctgtgtcggGGGGAAGGGTCATTGTGTGGGTGGTCATCAGAGGTTGCGTTAGGGAAGCCATGGGATGTTGTTTTGAAGCAGGATAAGACATAGAATGAGCGGGAAAGTACAACAAACATCCAAACCTTTGGACGAGGGAGGCTTCCCTTTCTGGGCCCctgcaggaacacacacacacctcaaccACATTTCCTGAAGTTGTCTTAGATGCAGGAAAAAGAAACCCGGGGAGGCAGGAAATTGTGACGTGAGAGGTATGATATATTTGTTTGGCTTGTTTGGAGATGCCGATGTTGCAGTGTCACATGACTATGTCCTGTCCCTCTGTGGAGGTCGAGGGTCACAGGTCATGGACGTTATGAGTCAAAACATACAACCATAACAAGTGAGCTGCAAGCTTTGAACATATCATGAAGAAAGACTACTTGCCTTGGACTCATAAACTCAAATATTTTGCATTTTGCCCCTAGAGACACAGTAAATCTCCTGTGTTTCATTACAACATGTGATTTTACTTGTGATTTACATCAGTTTAATATTTATATCatcaaaaaaaagacaaaacataaatctgattttttttttgtctttgaggCAGATTAAGCTTGAAAAACATGTGGTATTTGAACTAGTAATGTAGTTCAGGATCCTCCAATGTGTTGCATTAATGTTACATTAGAGTAAAGGTCATATAAATCCATGTTGGAGCTTAATGTGAACAGAAATCcctggaaaaactgaaaagaaaacacacacaaaagctaACATCCATCCATGTATGCAACTGGGTATATACATTTTATGCAACTTCTACTCCACTATATAACAGAAgttaatattgtactttttcttccctgcatttgtctgacagctttagttgaATTCAGGTTACAGTTTTTATCATTCCTGTCCTGTGAAAACCACATATATCAAATATGTTGATTTTGGATGTTTGTCATACAATGAAGGATGGAGAGGTTGGGGGAATTCTCCTCCTTAAGCTGAAACACTCTTTAAAAGCCCTAAAGGATTCATTGAAAAATACATTGTCACAAAGCGGAAAGCAGGCCTGTttctctgagctcatgaaaagctgAATTTTTAAGAGATATATGCTTCTCACAGGACAGCCATgacacaaatacgatgattttaCAGAATATAATCCACTGCTGTACATTTCACCACTATATGAAATGGTTTCAATGAACTCAACATTAAACAcctacagcagtaaaatacaacaaAGAATTCAGATGTATTATGAATCCAACAATATCATACTGTATTTAAACAGTAAAATATGGTCAGGgtccattttactgcacagtggCTGCTTTTACATTAACTGTTCATACTTAACATACATTTATCTGATAGTACTTTCATTGAACTGTCTTGATGCAGAACTTTTACTGTAATGGAATATTTCCCACAGTTGGTACTTTTACTAAAGGATGTGAAAACACTGAATCCAGTGCATATATACTATACCATAAAAACCtagtttttaacctttcttaagagatttatgactatttattataatattatcctctgtattttgcatttttttcagtcaaaatcaggtattttcctgtatttaatttactgatcatgtagatgttcataaaagcccagggttcttatatcaaaaacggagaaaactgaagaaaaagtgatgttttccataaaataagatatcattatctgaacctaaacccagtgtgtccatccactgtcagtaatcaaactaaatgggttttactggtgaatcaatgttgtagaagatgacagtgtttccacggtaaccacagagcctctgaacgtccaaatgggtcatatctgatgaccgtgaaaaaacaacaaattacaTTGTAGGTGAATTATGTACATGCATTACtaggataaatggatcaacaggtattaaccatttaagatcagtggatggttttggtcaccggtggttgtttgggtctttatgggttaattgtggtAACTTAGACTTGTGAAGACTTTGTTTGTGCTGATatatgttgtgttgtttttttttgtgttttttttttgtagagacttttattttggcaagACTTATAGAGGATGCCTGGCAGCTCAAACAGAGGACTTTGCATCAAATCTAAATAGATATTTTATATGTAAATTGAATGTCATAAATCTGTGGAACTGTAAATTATGAGTTGCAATGTGGTCATCCAAGTGAAAGTGTATGTAAACCCATATGAGATCAGCACCAAAAGTTTCAGGACACTCATTGAATCAAAAACATGAGCCAGCGCACATTGACAAAGCCTTAAAAAAATAATCAGTAACTAACATCCATGACAGATAGGCTTCATCACTTAAACCTTACATACTGTCCCTATatcagggggtcaaacatgcggcccgggggccaaatgcggcccgccaaagggtccagtccggcccttgggatgtttttgcaaagtgaaaaattccacagtcttgaattgaattaagcaaaaaaaaaaaaaaaaaaattgcttgaattaaggaaaaaattttgaattaagcaaaaaaaaaaaaaaaatcttcaattgagtaaaaaaccaaaatcttacatttagcaaaaaaaatcttgaattaagcaaaaaatcttgaattaacaacttcaaatgtgtttctttgttttagtgcaaaaaataacattaaactatgaaaatatttacatttacaaactatcctataacaataaaatgtgaataacctgaacaaatatgaacaacctgaaatgtctaaagaaaattaagcacaatttgtactattttctgcctgttactcagtgtttagtgtctttgtagatttgatccacaatgcacttgtagaaatgataagttgaggcagaatattgttaacatagcacttatttttctccaggaaatttcagttttttcaggttattcacatcttttttgtttggatagtttataaaagtaagtattttcataatttagtttgtttttttctttacactaaaacaaagaaaaaaatttggagttgtcattatctatatattattatgttatttttttactggtccggtccactgcagatcaaatttagctgaatgtggcccctgaactaaaatcagtttgacactcctgccctATATGATCAATGAAAGGTCCAATGAAGTTATGAACTGGCCCAGGAATCCTCTCCAAACTAGAATTGGTACCAATCTTTGGACCACTGACCAATTAAAAATACTCCCTCTgacatgaataaatgtatttttcatctTTAATGAATGTTTCAGAGAGCAGAAGAGTGTATTTTTAGGTTTTACACCACTCATTCATGGAAATTGTTGTCCaagacataaaacacaacaaccacaatcaatcaaatttgatCAGCTGTCTCAAATATAGAACATGTACAAGAGTATACcggaaaaaaaatgttatttttgcaccttttgtccCTCAAACCTGTCACtttttacagcagcaacatgTCAAAAACGGGTCAAGAAAGAAGTTacaaaatattttcattgtattttgacCTTTGAGGAATCCTTAAAAGGTTTGCACTGCATTAAAATGTACGTTTTGGCAACACGACAAGAGTTACATGTGTTAAAAAGTAACTCACACTGAGCCGCATGTGTTTAGTTTGGAGTGAAAACGTAACTGATGGCCCACATGGGGTCATTCAGAGGATATTGTGCTTACAAAATTGAATGTACATGCATGTAGAAAACATGTGAGGTAAACATGTCGTCATGATGCGGACAGAAATGTGTTGGGGAGATTAGCAGTGAGTCCATTTGTAAAGCCTGACCCTCCTCACAAAGCGCTCCTCTCTCCTCATGGATGCGTCACATACGTTTCTGACTGCACGTCTCCCTGCC
The Sphaeramia orbicularis chromosome 14, fSphaOr1.1, whole genome shotgun sequence DNA segment above includes these coding regions:
- the htatsf1 gene encoding 17S U2 SnRNP complex component HTATSF1 isoform X1 gives rise to the protein MSGDSDANKEFMDQLRMQELYGQRNEDGSDPYTYVDPEDGTVYDWDHEKKAWFPKITEDFIAAYQANYGFTQEGNPDANNPVASGVDPAPPEPVSKPPEKEKPAEVTQNLNPDQREAPAKEVKQKGEKRKASEPGWFDIDDNKNTNVYVSGLPPDIGTEEFAELMSKCGIVMRDPITEEYKVKLYKDKEGNLKGDGLCCYLKKESVALAMRLIDESEIRGYKLHVEAARFELKGQYDASKKRKKNKDYKKKLQQQQKQLDWRPEKQGEARKRYEKVVIIRNMFHPSDFEEDPLVLNEYRDDLRTECEKFGEVKKVIIFDRHPDGVASVAFKEPEQADGCIQSFNGRWFGGRQLSAQLWDGTTDYQVEETTREREERLKGWSSFLEGSEQGQQGNAAAAAAAAAAAAVVKPAEGTSTTQTTEPSGATEPEQSLATEPQPSPEQEVDSTDSSLAGSDEEEEA
- the htatsf1 gene encoding 17S U2 SnRNP complex component HTATSF1 isoform X2, yielding MSGDSDANKEFMDQLRMQELYGQRNEDGSDPYTYVDPEDGTVYDWDHEKKAWFPKITEDFIAAYQANYGFTQEGNPDANNPVASGVDPAPPEPVSKPPEKEKPAEVTQNLNPDQREAPAKEVKQKGEKRKASEPGWFDIDDNKNTNVYVSGLPPDIGTEEFAELMSKCGIVMRDPITEEYKVKLYKDKEGNLKGDGLCCYLKKESVALAMRLIDESEIRGYKLHVEAARFELKGQYDASKKRKKNKDYKKKLQQQQKQLDWRPEKQGEARKRYEKVVIIRNMFHPSDFEEDPLVLNEYRDDLRTECEKFGEVKKVIIFDRHPDGVASVAFKEPEQADGCIQSFNGRWFGGRQLSAQLWDGTTDYQVEETTREREERLKGWSSFLEGSEQGQQGNAAAAKPAEGTSTTQTTEPSGATEPEQSLATEPQPSPEQEVDSTDSSLAGSDEEEEA